The Coffea arabica cultivar ET-39 chromosome 4e, Coffea Arabica ET-39 HiFi, whole genome shotgun sequence genome includes a window with the following:
- the LOC113742782 gene encoding peptide methionine sulfoxide reductase-like yields the protein MASTQDEQNNKSTNRALEPDLDIPNQPGLEFAQFAAGCFWGVELAFQRLEGVVKTEVGYSQGHVDNPNYKLVCTGSTNHAEVVRVQFDPTVCPYTNLLSLFWARHNPTTLNRQGGDVGTQYRSGIYYYNETQAQLAKESLEEKQKEYKDKRIVTEILPAKTFYRAEEYHQQYLEKGGGRGNKQSAAKGCNDPIRCYG from the exons ATGGCTTCAACCCAAGATGAACAAAACAACAAGTCAACCAACCGGGCATTGGAGCCGGATCTGGATATTCCAAACCAGCCTGGGCTTGAATTCGCCCAGTTTGCAGCCGGGTGCTTCTGGGGAGTGGAGCTGGCTTTCCAAAGACTGGAAGGTGTTGTGAAAACTGAAGTGGGTTATTCTCAGGGACACGTTGATAACCCGAATTACAAGTTGGTTTGTACCGGATCCACTAACCATGCTGAAGTGGTTCGGGTTCAGTTTGACCCTACTGTTTGCCCGTACACTAATTTGCTCTCTCTTTTCTGGGCTCGCCATAATCCCACCACTCTTAATCGCCAG GGTGGTGATGTTGGCACACAATACCGGTCAGGAATATACTACTATAATGAGACCCAGGCTCAACTAGCAAAAGAATCACTAGAAGAGAAGCAGAAGGAATACAAGGACAAGAGGATTGTGACTGAAATTCTTCCTGCCAAGACATTTTACAGAGCCGAGGAGTACCACCAGCAATATCTTGAGAAGGGTGGAGGGAGAGGTAACAAACAGTCTGCTGCAAAAGGCTGTAATGACCCAATCCGATGCTATGGTTGA
- the LOC113742780 gene encoding vignain-like, with protein sequence MQMKKFLLVALSLALVLEIGSSFDFHEKELETEESLWDLYERWRSHHRDSTSLDEKLKRFNVFKSNVLHVHQFNKKDKPYKLKLNKFADLTNHEFRSFYAGSKIKHHRLLRGQKADNGTFMYANDDRAPPSVDWRQKGAVTPIKDQGQCGSCWAFSTVVSVEGINYIRTKKLVSLSEQELVDCDNTDNQGCNGGLMDLAFQFIKKQGGITSEQNYPYKAADGRCDTRKLHQPVVSIDGYEDVPPNDEDALLKAAANQPVSVAIDAGGSDFQFYSEGVFTGDCGTELDHGVAIVGYGTTLDGTKYWIVRNSWGTEWGEKGYIRMQRGIDDKEGLCGIAMEPSYPIKNSSSNPVGAADASEIKDEL encoded by the exons ATGCAAATGAAGAAGTTCTTGCTTGTTGCTCTTTCTTTAGCTTTAGTTCTTGAGATCGGATCGAGTTTCGACTTCCATGAAAAGGAGTTAGAAACTGAGGAGAGTTTGTGGGATTTGTATGAGAGGTGGAGAAGCCATCATAGAGACTCCACAAGTCTTGATGAGAAGCTTAAGAGGTTCAACGTGTTCAAATCAAATGTTCTCCATGTCCATCAGTTCAACAAGAAGGACAAACCTTATAAGTTGAAACTTAACAAGTTTGCTGACCTGACTAACCATGAATTCAGAAGCTTTTATGCTGGATCCAAGATTAAGCATCACAGATTGCTCAGAGGACAAAAAGCTGACAATGGAACTTTTATGTATGCTAACGATGATCGTGCTCCACCTTCTGTTGATTGGAGGCAGAAAGGTGCTGTAACTCCTATAAAGGATCAAGGCCAATGTG GTAGTTGTTGGGCATTTTCAACAGTCGTTTCAGTTGAGGGAATAAACTATATCAGAACAAAGAAGCTAGTTTCATTATCGGAGCAAGAACTTGTCGATTGTGACAACACAGATAATCAAGGTTGCAATGGAGGCCTGATGGATTTAGCGTTCCAATTCATCAAGAAACAGGGAGGTATCACCAGTGAGCAAAACTATCCCTACAAGGCAGCGGATGGTAGATGTGATACGCGGAAG TTGCATCAGCCAGTAGTTTCAATCGATGGATATGAAGATGTACCTCCCAATGATGAGGATGCACTTCTGAAAGCAGCGGCCAACCAACCTGTTTCTGTCGCCATAGATGCTGGTGGTTCTGATTTTCAGTTCTACTCTGAG GGAGTATTTACTGGAGACTGTGGAACAGAACTGGATCATGGGGTGGCAATTGTAGGCTACGGAACTACACTTGATGGAACCAAATATTGGATTGTGAGGAATTCTTGGGGAACTGAATGGGGAGAGAAAGGCTACATCAGGATGCAGCGCGGGATAGATGATAAAGAGGGACTTTGTGGTATAGCCATGGAACCCTCATATCCGATCAAAAACTCTTCCAGCAATCCTGTTGGAGCTGCTGATGCATCTGAGATTAAGGATGAACTCTAA
- the LOC113740689 gene encoding putative multidrug resistance protein — MARSLVACRLAFQVQSISGVALAVILSLALSWRLDLVAVAIQTAAIRAFYLKAKMMTSMSKKMLQSQNRSNELASEAVGNHRIITAFYSQEKVMTLFKEAQIGTTVDYP, encoded by the coding sequence ATGGCAAGATCTCTGGTTGCTTGCAGATTGGCGTTCCAAGTTCAGTCGATTTCGGGAGTAGCTTTGGCAGTCATTTTGTCATTGGCACTGTCTTGGAGACTTGATCTTGTAGCTGTTGCAATACAAACAGCTGCCATCCGTGCCTTTTATCTCAAGGCCAAGATGATGACTAGCATGTCCAAGAAAATGTTGCAATCACAAAACAGAAGCAATGAGTTAGCAAGTGAGGCTGTTGGAAACCATAGAATTATTACAGCATTTTACTCTCAGGAAAAGGTGATGACATTGTTCAAAGAAGCACAGataggtacgaccgttgattatCCCTAA